One region of Gossypium raimondii isolate GPD5lz chromosome 6, ASM2569854v1, whole genome shotgun sequence genomic DNA includes:
- the LOC105773741 gene encoding probable E3 ubiquitin-protein ligase WAVH2, translating to MGVGSTASSKLKKAAKKMVVAACGSFSKNTPPSPPPPPAAMSMSPLKPKNKFEAVSAGIEAESITNHNDLASKNICAICLEVLSYSSGSSPGQAIFTAQCSHAFHFSCISSNVRHGSITCPICRAHWTQLPRNLNPPACSLSCNQNDPVFRILDDSIATFRVHRRSFLRSARYDDDDPIEPDHTQNHPRIDLALVPLQPTVLTHPCCFRHQPGSHPSFQMPGVGHVSNHHHHHHHFSSSSSSTLQLQPPSGQTPSYMCSPSNSRPAYLSIKLAHPRATDMVLIASPNGPHLRLLKQSMALVVFSLRPIDRLAIVTYSSAAARVFPLRCMTSYGKRTALQVIDRLFYMGQADPIEGLKKGIKILEDRAHKNPQSCILHLSDSPTRSYHAMNLQFPIPIHRFHIGFGFGTSNGFVMHEFEEFLTQLLGGVVREVQLRIGEEGRIIRLGDLRGGEERRILMDLGECVHVSVGYSYVEGGSEECMKTGETMVSVEDKRETEDGNRENGINIVGGRTSSVENWDYHDPYMARRWAKHLHGYRF from the exons ATGGGGGTAGGTTCAACTGCATCTTCTAAGCTCAAAAAAGCGGCTAAAAAAATGGTGGTCGCTGCATGTGGTTCTTTCTCAAAGAATACTCCtccttctcctcctcctcctcctgcTGCT ATGTCAATGTCACCATTGAAACCAAAGAATAAGTTTGAAGCAGTATCAGCTGGAATTGAAGCAGAATCCATCACCAACCATAATGACCTTGCATCTAAG AATATATGTGCAATATGTTTGGAGGTTCTGAGTTACAGTTCTGGTAGCAGTCCAGGGCAAGCAATATTTACAGCTCAGTGTTCTCATGCATTCCACTTTTCCTGCATATCCTCGAATGTTCGCCATGGTAGCATCACCTGCCCTATTTGTCGTGCTCATTGGACCCAGTTGCCACGCAACTTAAATCCACCTGCATGTTCACTCTCTTGCAACCAAAATGACCCTGTTTTTCGTATCCTGGACGATTCTATTGCTACTTTCCGGGTTCATAGACGCTCCTTCCTTCGATCAGCACGCTATGATGATGATGACCCTATTGAGCCTGATCACACTCAAAATCATCCCCGTATTGATTTAGCTTTGGTTCCCCTCCAACCAACAGTTTTGACTCACCCTTGCTGCTTTCGGCATCAACCCGGTTCACATCCATCTTTTCAGATGCCGGGAGTTGGGCACGTCTCAAaccatcatcaccatcatcatcactTCAGCAGCTCCTCCTCATCAACTTTACAGTTGCAACCACCAAGTGGACAAACACCTTCCTACATGTGCTCCCCCTCAAACAGTAGACCAGCCTATCTCAGCATAAAATTAGCACATCCACGAGCTACGGACATGGTCTTGATTGCAAGCCCCAACGGACCGCACTTGAGGCTTCTAAAACAGTCCATGGCATTAGTGGTATTCTCCCTCCGACCAATTGATCGTTTGGCCATCGTCACATACTCATCTGCTGCAGCACGTGTGTTCCCTCTCCGGTGCATGACATCCTACGGAAAGAGAACGGCCTTACAAGTTATCGATCGCCTTTTCTACATGGGTCAAGCTGATCCAATAGAAGGGCTCAAGAAAGGGATAAAGATACTCGAAGATCGTGCACATAAGAATCCACAGTCATGCATCTTACATTTGTCTGATAGTCCAACGAGATCATACCACGCCATGAACCTTCAATTCCCTATTCCTATACATCGGTTTCACATCGGATTCGGCTTTGGCACCTCTAATGGGTTTGTAATGCATGAATTTGAAGAGTTCCTAACACAATTATTGGGAGGTGTAGTTAGAGAAGTTCAATTGAGAATTGGGGAGGAAGGGCGGATCATAAGGCTTGGGGATCTACGAGGTGGCGAAGAGAGAAGGATATTAATGGACTTAGGTGAGTGTGTACATGTATCTGTAGGGTATAGCTATGTGGAAGGAGGAAGTGAAGAATGCATGAAAACAGGGGAAACAATGGTGAGTGTAGAGGATAAGAGGGAAACAGAAGATGGGAACAGAGAGAATGGTATTAACATTGTTGGGGGAAGGACAAGCAGTGTTGAGAATTGGGATTACCATGATCCTTACATGGCTAGAAGATGGGCTAAGCATTTGCATGGATACAGGTTCTGA
- the LOC105773700 gene encoding gamma-soluble NSF attachment protein, which translates to MSSSDPNKLISKADKLTKLSLTRWSADWKSATLLYEQAANGFRVSKDYEKAKLAFEKASKGQEMLASPWDAAKHMESAAALAKELRNWTEVIDFYRRASELYMQCDRPQPASDSLAKAARALEDALPDDAVQLYTDACVILEDDGKEQMAFDLFRAAASVYVKLEKFTDAATFLLRLGLAADKCNARNSQCKAYLSAIIVYLYAHDLKQAEKCYNDCSQIDAFLRSDQNRCASKLLSAYTEGDVEEIKRVAQSSTISNLDNVIIKLARKLPTGDVAELKEEAAKGEEEALDENDLT; encoded by the exons ATGTCCAGCTCCGATCCCAACAAGCTCATCTCCAAAGCCGACAAACT AACAAAGCTAAGTCTTACAAGGTGGAGTGCAGATTGGAAAAGTGCTACTCTTTTATATGAACAAGCTG CAAATGGATTTCGAGTTTCAAAGGATTATGAGAAAGCAAAGTTGGCATTCGAGAAAGCTTCCAAAGGACAAGAGATGCTAGCTTC TCCCTGGGATGCTGCTAAACACATGGAGTCTGCTGCTGCTTTAGCAAAGGAACTACGCAACTGGACTGAGGTTATCGACTTTTACAGAAGGGCATCTGAGCTATACATGCAGTGTGACAGACCACAACCTGCATCTGATTCACTTGCCAAGGCTGCCCG TGCTTTGGAGGATGCTTTGCCTGATGATGCTGTTCAACTATATACCGATGCTTGTGTTATTCTTGAAGATGATGGAAAGGAACAGATGGCCTTTGATCTGTTTCGAGCTGCTGCTAGTGTTTATGTAAAACTTGAGAA GTTCACTGATGCTGCTACTTTCCTATTGAGGTTGGGCTTAGCAGCTGACAAGTGCAATGCTAGAAATAGTCAGTGCAAG gCGTATCTGAGTGCAATTATTGTGTATCTTTATGCTCATGACTTAAAGCAAGCAGAGAAGTGCTACAATGATTGTTCACA AATCGATGCTTTCTTAAGAAGTGATCAGAACCGTTGTGCTAGTAAACTTCTTTCTGCTTATACAGAAGGTGATGTAGAAGAAATCAAACGTGTAGCTCAGTCGAGTACTATTTCCAATCTTGACAATGTG ATCATAAAGCTTGCAAGGAAGTTGCCTACTGGTGATGTGGCTGAACTAAAGGAAGAAGCTGCTAAAGGTGAGGAAGAAGCACTGGATGAAAATGACCTGACATGA
- the LOC105772170 gene encoding uncharacterized protein LOC105772170 gives MAMPRYRPLHLCLLILVIYTTPSIGLLNGTELLKAACNQTSDYAFCYATLTADPNAGGPQALAGDLANAALRLAQTKATHAQSLIPLLLQNATTSLDHNRLQMCQSSNNKAISQLSSANNDFNSDSLDTMVEEINTAARATNDCLNEIQDKGTHFSLLATINADLIKLYEICIVSTRYFTVEDLY, from the coding sequence ATGGCAATGCCAAGATATCGTCCCCTTCATCTCTGTCTACTCATCTTGGTCATCTACACCACTCCTTCCATAGGACTCCTCAATGGCACCGAGCTCCTCAAGGCGGCCTGCAACCAAACGTCCGACTACGCATTCTGCTATGCTACTTTAACTGCCGACCCCAACGCAGGTGGCCCACAAGCCCTTGCCGGCGACCTTGCTAATGCTGCTTTACGTTTAGCTCAAACCAAGGCCACCCACGCGCAATCCCTCATACCTCTCCTCCTTCAAAATGCCACCACCTCTTTGGACCACAACCGTCTCCAAATGTGCCAAAGTAGCAACAACAAGGCCATTTCTCAGCTCTCATCGGCTAACAATGACTTCAACTCCGACTCACTCGACACCATGGTGGAAGAGATAAACACTGCTGCTCGGGCTACTAATGACTGCTTGAATGAGATCCAAGACAAAGGCACCCACTTTTCACTTTTGGCAACCATCAATGCAGATTTGATTAAACTCTATGAAATCTGTATTGTATCCACTAGATATTTTACTGTTGAAGATTTGTACTAG
- the LOC105773477 gene encoding myb family transcription factor PHL7 — protein MYHPKTVPGSSLVRSNSLVHGQHLDCGASSMDPVSGGNSSNPNLASKQRLRWTHELHDRFVDAVAQLGGPDRATPKGVLRVMGVQGLTIYHVKSHLQKYRLAKYLPDSSSDGKKPDKKETGDMLSNLDGSSGMQITEALKLQMEVQKRLHEQLEVQRQLQLRIEAQGKYLKKIIEEQRLGGVLAEAPGTGASVPALGDNGLESDKKTDPATPAPTSESPLQDKAAKEGTSAKSHSVDESFSSHHEPLTPDSGCHVGSPAGSPKGEMLKKKQRVSMAGAFAKPEMVLPHQILDSSINASYQQSQSVFMGEQFNPSSGISIRNENQSGKGSGTEL, from the exons ATGTATCATCCAAAGACTGTTCCAGGTTCAAGTTTAGTTCGCAGCAACTCTTTGGTTCATGGTCAGCATTTAGATTGTGGTGCTAGCTCAATGGACCCTGTAAGTGGAGGAAACTCCAGCAACCCTAATCTTGCATCGAAGCAACGATTGCGCTGGACACATGAGCTCCATGACCGCTTTGTCGATGCTGTAGCTCAACTTGGTGGGCCAGATC GAGCCACACCAAAAGGAGTTCTTAGAGTCATGGGTGTGCAGGGTTTGACAATATACCATGTCAAAAGCCATTTACAG AAATATCGACTTGCGAAATATCTCCCTGATTCTTCTTCTGATG GTAAAAAGCCTGACAAGAAAGAAACTGGAGATATGCTATCCAATTTGGATGGTTCATC TGGCATGCAAATTACTGAAGCTCTAAAGTTGCAGATGGAGGTGCAAAAGCGCTTACATGAACAACTGGAG GTGCAGAGACAGCTACAATTACGGATAGAGGCTCAAGGAAAGTATTTAAAGAAGATTATTGAAGAGCAGCGCCTTGGTGGAGTCCTTGCAGAAGCACCTGGCACAGGAGCTTCAGTCCCAGCGTTGGGTGACAATGGCCTGGAATCTGACAAGAAGACTGACCCTGCAACTCCAGCCCCAACTTCAGAATCTCCTTTGCAGGATAAGGCTGCCAAAGAAGGAACTTCTGCGAAGAGCCACTCTGTAGATGAGTCTTTCTCATCTCATCATGAGCCTTTGACCCCAGATTCTGGTTGCCATGTGGGTTCTCCAGCAGGGAGTCCTAAAGGGGAGATGTTGAAGAAGAAGCAACGGGTGAGCATGGCTGGAGCATTTGCTAAACCGGAGATGGTACTTCCACACCAGATACTAGATTCGAGCATAAATGCCTCCTATCAACAATCGCAGTCAGTTTTCATGGGagagcaatttaatccttcatCTGGAATATCGATCAGAAATGAGAATCAATCAGGGAAGGGTTCAGGAACGGAGCTGTAG
- the LOC105773816 gene encoding protein PHR1-LIKE 2, with product MDMYHPSSRLSSQEEMLNNLNRKAIGEPYLVLTSDPKPRLRWTADLHDRFVDAVTQLGGPNKATPKAIMRTMNVKGLTLFHLKSHLQKYRLGKQSGKDMGEGPKDGMSASYLLESPGTNNSTINLSTADLNEGYEVREALRAQMEVQSKLHLQLEAEKHLQIRQDAERKYMAMLERACKMLADHFIGSGAVTETDNLEFGCKMLRNYSVDPLGFYSSQSAEVENACDQEEEMPSGLHSQRGDGSTESCLTSQESPGGLTMEGSPVEGKKKMVNMEATTGSVIWGDTRVNPQGLTGYGM from the exons ATGGATATGTATCATCCAAGTTCAAGGCTCTCATCACAAGAAGAAATGCTTAATAATCTCAATCGCAAAGCTATAGGAGAGCCTTACCTCGTCTTGACTTCCGATCCTAAGCCTCGTCTCCGTTGGACTGCTGACCTCCATGACCGATTCGTCGACGCCGTCACTCAACTTGGTGGCCCTAACA AAGCTACACCAAAGGCTATCATGCGGACAATGAATGTGAAAGGCTTGACTCTTTTTCACTTAAAGAGTCACCTGCAG AAATACAGGTTAGGTAAGCAGTCAGGGAAGGATATGGGTGAGGGACCAAAAGATG GGATGTCAGCTTCATATCTTTTAGAAAGCCCTGGAACCAATAATTCTACAATTAACTTGTCAACTGCTGACTTGAATGA GGGTTATGAGGTAAGGGAGGCATTAAGGGCACAGATGGAAGTACAGAGTAAATTACATTTGCAACTTGAG GCTGAAAAGCACTTGCAGATTCGCCAGGATGCAGAACGAAAATATATGGCCATGCTTGAGAGAGCTTGTAAGATGCTTGCCGATCATTTTATTGGAAGTGGTGCAGTTACCGAAACAGATAACCTGGAATTTGGTTGTAAGATGCTGAGAAATTATTCTGTTGATCCACTGGGATTTTACTCCTCCCAATCCGCTGAGGTGGAGAATGCATGCGACCAGGAAGAAGAAATGCCATCCGGTCTGCATTCACAGAGGGGCGATGGTTCTACTGAAAGCTGCCTAACTTCACAGGAGAGTCCAGGAGGATTAACAATGGAGGGATCACCTGTTGAAGGGAAGAAAAAGATGGTCAACATGGAGGCAACAACAGGATCTGTGATATGGGGTGATACCAGGGTTAATCCCCAAGGGCTAACTGGTTATGGAATGTAG